A stretch of Synechococcus sp. WH 8020 DNA encodes these proteins:
- a CDS encoding septum site-determining protein MinC, producing the protein MALTQETSQAACHRLVLPTNRHIPWQDTLADQLNGLEGKDLELDSGEWLLNCRVLSALQAQLEDRQCRLLSIKSCNPHTVVSANALGIPAQLMSPQLADPHPESREDQQAPALLIHRATLRSGDHLKARHHVLLIGDVNPGAQISAGGNVLIWGRLRGCAHAGVQGDLNARITALQLRPLQLRIADLVARGPEEKPQPGLAEEARIVDGEIAIEPADPRSDFPMQKLSADSNKQWH; encoded by the coding sequence GTGGCTTTGACCCAAGAGACCTCTCAAGCTGCATGCCATCGCCTGGTTTTGCCCACCAACCGGCACATCCCTTGGCAGGACACCTTGGCGGACCAACTCAATGGTCTTGAGGGCAAGGATCTTGAATTGGATAGCGGGGAGTGGTTGCTGAATTGCCGAGTGCTCTCTGCCTTGCAAGCTCAACTTGAGGACCGTCAATGTCGATTGCTGTCGATCAAAAGCTGCAATCCACACACTGTGGTCAGCGCCAATGCGCTTGGCATTCCAGCTCAGCTCATGTCGCCGCAGCTCGCTGATCCACATCCTGAAAGTCGCGAAGACCAGCAGGCTCCAGCCCTGTTAATCCATCGAGCGACCCTGCGATCGGGTGACCATCTCAAAGCACGCCATCACGTTTTGCTCATTGGCGATGTCAATCCAGGCGCTCAAATCAGTGCAGGAGGGAACGTCCTGATCTGGGGACGCCTCCGTGGATGCGCCCACGCGGGGGTTCAGGGTGATTTAAATGCCCGCATTACGGCATTACAGCTCCGACCGCTTCAGCTACGAATCGCAGATCTAGTCGCTAGAGGACCAGAGGAAAAACCTCAACCTGGACTAGCGGAGGAAGCGCGGATTGTGGATGGAGAGATTGCAATCGAACCTGCTGATCCCCGCAGTGACTTCCCGATGCAGAAGCTTTCAGCTGATTCGAACAAACAATGGCACTAA
- the minE gene encoding cell division topological specificity factor MinE encodes MTLRDLVDKLLGRQPASASTARDRLQLVLAHDRSDLSPELLDQMRREIFEVVAKYVDIDLEEGDVSLETEDRVTALVANLPFRRPIASAPPKSD; translated from the coding sequence ATGACTCTCCGTGACCTTGTCGACAAATTGCTTGGGCGTCAACCAGCAAGTGCCAGTACTGCCAGAGACAGGCTTCAACTTGTTCTGGCCCACGACCGCAGCGACCTAAGCCCTGAGCTTCTCGACCAAATGCGTCGTGAAATTTTTGAAGTGGTGGCTAAATACGTCGACATCGACCTAGAGGAAGGGGATGTGAGCCTGGAAACCGAGGATCGTGTAACGGCCCTAGTTGCCAACTTGCCGTTTCGTCGACCGATTGCTTCAGCTCCTCCCAAATCTGATTAA
- a CDS encoding Sua5/YciO/YrdC/YwlC family protein — translation MTINPLNLFDRDGIEAHLRAGGAALLPTDTLPALASMPEHAAQIWRLKKRPQDKPLILMGADVDALLCHVSPAARADAIALAQLHWPGALTLVLPAFGPCAETLNPGCATLGLRIPACKPMLDLLRCSGPLATTSANFSGEPASRTETEAADAFPDLPLLAPIPWPAPSCQASSVIAWRGPQDWHCLRRGAVMPVGVVSLPECSG, via the coding sequence ATGACGATCAATCCCCTCAATCTGTTCGATCGCGATGGCATCGAAGCGCATTTGCGTGCTGGCGGCGCAGCCTTACTGCCAACAGACACCCTCCCGGCATTGGCTTCGATGCCAGAGCATGCGGCTCAAATTTGGAGATTGAAAAAACGGCCACAGGACAAGCCGTTGATCCTGATGGGTGCTGACGTTGATGCGTTGTTGTGTCATGTCTCCCCCGCTGCCCGAGCCGATGCCATTGCACTTGCGCAACTGCACTGGCCAGGGGCCCTCACCCTGGTCTTGCCAGCCTTTGGTCCCTGCGCAGAGACTCTCAACCCTGGATGCGCAACCCTTGGTTTGCGCATCCCAGCTTGTAAGCCCATGTTGGATCTTCTGCGTTGCAGCGGTCCGCTTGCCACGACCAGTGCCAATTTTTCGGGAGAGCCAGCCAGTCGAACCGAAACGGAGGCGGCTGACGCATTTCCAGACTTGCCGTTGCTGGCACCAATCCCTTGGCCAGCCCCTTCGTGTCAAGCGAGCTCGGTGATTGCTTGGCGAGGACCTCAAGACTGGCATTGCCTGCGCAGAGGCGCTGTGATGCCAGTAGGTGTGGTGAGCCTTCCCGAATGCTCTGGTTAA
- a CDS encoding 2Fe-2S iron-sulfur cluster-binding protein — protein sequence MPVIRFLREGRDVECYPGENLREVALRENIELYGLKGQLGNCGGCGQCITCFVDVVGSDADAPLTARTGVEDNKLRRRPESWRLACQALVEQSVIVLTRPQVRLAELDKKKAAALAEALPAGPTAWPVVEGADDAEEGAEQETAADSAATPSDEG from the coding sequence ATGCCAGTCATTCGTTTTCTGCGTGAAGGACGTGATGTGGAGTGTTATCCAGGTGAAAATCTTCGCGAGGTCGCTCTGCGCGAAAACATCGAGCTTTACGGCTTGAAGGGTCAGCTCGGTAATTGTGGTGGATGCGGTCAGTGCATCACCTGTTTCGTCGATGTTGTGGGATCCGATGCCGACGCGCCCTTGACGGCCAGAACCGGTGTTGAAGACAACAAGCTCAGGCGACGTCCTGAGTCCTGGAGATTGGCTTGTCAGGCGCTGGTCGAGCAATCCGTGATCGTGCTGACACGCCCGCAAGTTCGACTGGCTGAACTCGATAAGAAAAAAGCTGCTGCTCTCGCGGAAGCCCTGCCAGCAGGGCCAACTGCATGGCCGGTTGTCGAGGGCGCTGACGACGCTGAAGAAGGGGCTGAACAGGAGACTGCTGCCGATTCGGCTGCTACGCCCAGTGACGAGGGGTGA
- the psbB gene encoding photosystem II chlorophyll-binding protein CP47: protein MGLPWYRVHTVVINDPGRLLAVHLMHTALVAGWAGSMALYELAIFDPSDPVLNPMWRQGMFVMPFMSRLGVTGSWGGWSITGETGVDPGFWSFEGVAAAHIVFSGLLMLAAIWHWTYWDLEIWQDPRTGEPALDLPKIFGIHLLLAGLGCFGFGAFHLTGVFGPGMWISDPYSLTGHLEAVQPSWGPEGFNPFNPGGIVAHHIAAGIVGIIAGIFHITTRPPERLYKALRMGNIETVLASAIAAVFFAAFIVAGTMWYGAAATPVELFGPTRYQWDQSYFKTEINRRVQTALDEGASMDEAYAAIPEKLAFYDYVGNSPAKGGLFRVGPMVNGDGLATGWIGHPVFTDKEGRELQVRRLPNFFENFPVVLEDSDGIVRADIPFRRAEAKYSFEQKGVTATVYGGSLDGKVFTDPADVKRLARKAQLGEGFEFDRETYNSDGTFRSSPRGWFTFGHATFALLFFFGHIWHGARTLYRDVFAGIDPDLGEQVEFGLFQKLGDKSTRRLPEGYVPPTGSTPLS from the coding sequence ATGGGATTGCCCTGGTATCGGGTGCACACCGTCGTCATTAACGACCCCGGCCGACTCTTGGCCGTGCACCTCATGCACACTGCCCTCGTCGCCGGCTGGGCCGGCTCGATGGCCCTCTACGAACTCGCAATTTTTGATCCATCGGATCCAGTCCTGAACCCCATGTGGCGCCAGGGCATGTTTGTCATGCCCTTCATGTCGCGACTTGGCGTTACCGGAAGCTGGGGAGGTTGGAGTATCACCGGAGAAACGGGAGTCGATCCTGGCTTCTGGAGTTTCGAAGGCGTTGCAGCCGCTCATATCGTCTTCAGCGGTCTCTTGATGCTCGCTGCGATTTGGCACTGGACCTATTGGGATCTTGAGATTTGGCAAGACCCCCGTACGGGAGAGCCAGCTCTTGACCTTCCCAAAATTTTCGGCATCCACCTTCTCCTCGCAGGACTTGGTTGCTTTGGATTTGGTGCCTTTCACCTCACAGGTGTCTTCGGACCTGGCATGTGGATCTCTGATCCATATTCATTAACAGGCCATTTAGAAGCGGTACAACCGTCGTGGGGACCAGAAGGCTTCAACCCGTTTAATCCAGGCGGGATTGTGGCCCACCACATTGCCGCAGGCATCGTGGGCATCATTGCCGGTATCTTCCACATCACAACTCGACCGCCGGAGCGCCTCTATAAGGCCTTACGGATGGGCAACATTGAGACTGTGCTTGCGAGCGCCATCGCTGCGGTGTTCTTCGCTGCATTCATCGTGGCTGGAACCATGTGGTACGGCGCCGCCGCCACTCCTGTCGAACTGTTTGGCCCTACTCGATATCAGTGGGATCAGAGTTACTTCAAGACAGAAATCAATCGCCGCGTTCAAACGGCCCTTGACGAAGGAGCCTCCATGGACGAGGCCTACGCTGCGATACCTGAAAAACTGGCCTTCTATGACTATGTCGGCAACAGTCCTGCCAAAGGTGGTCTGTTCCGGGTTGGTCCAATGGTGAATGGAGACGGTCTGGCCACCGGATGGATTGGTCACCCTGTCTTCACCGACAAAGAAGGACGTGAACTTCAAGTCCGTCGTCTTCCCAACTTCTTCGAGAACTTCCCAGTTGTTCTTGAAGACAGCGATGGCATCGTTCGCGCTGACATTCCGTTCCGTCGTGCCGAAGCCAAGTATTCCTTCGAACAGAAGGGTGTTACAGCAACCGTTTATGGCGGTTCTCTCGATGGCAAGGTCTTCACTGATCCTGCTGACGTGAAACGTCTGGCCCGTAAGGCCCAACTCGGTGAAGGTTTTGAATTCGATCGCGAAACCTATAACTCGGACGGAACGTTCCGCAGTTCACCTCGTGGCTGGTTCACGTTCGGGCACGCCACTTTCGCCCTGCTCTTCTTCTTCGGTCACATCTGGCACGGTGCTCGCACCCTCTACCGTGACGTGTTCGCAGGAATCGATCCAGATCTTGGCGAACAGGTTGAATTCGGCCTCTTCCAAAAACTCGGCGACAAATCCACCCGTCGCCTACCCGAGGGATATGTTCCTCCCACGGGATCCACACCCCTCAGCTGA
- a CDS encoding photosystem II reaction center protein T, with translation MESFAYILILGLAIATLFFAIAFRDPPKIGK, from the coding sequence ATGGAAAGCTTCGCTTACATCCTCATCCTCGGCCTGGCGATTGCCACCTTGTTCTTCGCAATCGCATTTCGCGATCCACCGAAGATCGGTAAGTAG
- a CDS encoding response regulator transcription factor produces the protein MVLEASSGVMTEKGFTPAETTVVQLLLEGLSNRAIASRLVISIRTVESHISNALDKSGCRSRLELSMWWLRTH, from the coding sequence ATGGTTCTAGAAGCATCTTCAGGCGTTATGACTGAGAAAGGCTTCACCCCCGCAGAAACCACCGTGGTCCAACTCCTCCTTGAGGGGCTTAGCAATCGGGCCATCGCTTCGAGACTGGTGATCAGCATCCGCACTGTGGAAAGTCACATCAGCAACGCTCTCGATAAAAGTGGTTGCCGTTCGAGACTTGAGCTTTCAATGTGGTGGCTCAGAACCCATTAA
- the psbM gene encoding photosystem II reaction center protein PsbM: METNDLGFVASLMFVLVPTVFLIVLFIQTNSRQGSS, translated from the coding sequence ATGGAAACCAACGATCTCGGCTTCGTTGCCAGCCTCATGTTCGTCCTGGTTCCGACGGTGTTTCTGATCGTCTTGTTCATCCAGACCAACAGCCGACAAGGTTCCTCATGA
- a CDS encoding universal stress protein, translated as MFKNLLIADSGKGHVGEMVRMLRDLPGFRTARINLLHVVSEQGKVNAEDHWTTAGSLLAKAVSQLGLDPNEVNSIIRQGDAKQTVLKVAEELNADLIVMGSRGLGRLQSILSNSTSQYVFQLSTRPMLLVRDDLYVRHVNRLMVTIDGTGVGDDALRIACEMVRDIPGGQLTGVHIARQDLSASRGGDNKADGLLAAAVQRARSLGVELKPMHMANPDIGRGVCQAAEDTGADLVVIASQDRRPLVARGLVDLDKLLGGSISDYIRVHAPAPVLLVREPEKN; from the coding sequence GTGTTCAAAAATCTTCTGATTGCTGATTCCGGCAAAGGGCATGTCGGAGAAATGGTGAGGATGCTGCGGGACCTTCCAGGATTCAGGACTGCTCGCATCAACCTGCTCCACGTCGTCTCCGAGCAAGGCAAGGTCAACGCAGAAGATCATTGGACAACCGCTGGGAGCCTGCTTGCAAAAGCTGTGAGCCAATTAGGGCTTGACCCCAATGAAGTGAATTCGATCATCCGCCAAGGGGATGCCAAGCAAACCGTTCTGAAGGTGGCTGAAGAACTCAATGCCGACTTAATCGTGATGGGATCAAGAGGCCTTGGTCGCCTGCAGTCGATCCTGTCCAACAGCACCAGCCAATACGTGTTCCAACTTTCAACACGCCCCATGTTGCTGGTCCGTGACGACCTCTACGTCCGCCACGTGAATCGCCTCATGGTGACGATTGACGGAACTGGAGTTGGCGACGATGCTCTTCGGATTGCCTGTGAAATGGTTCGCGACATCCCAGGCGGACAGCTCACCGGAGTTCACATTGCGAGGCAAGACCTATCGGCCTCCCGGGGCGGAGACAACAAAGCCGATGGATTGCTTGCTGCCGCGGTTCAACGCGCTCGCAGCCTGGGCGTTGAACTCAAACCAATGCATATGGCGAATCCGGACATCGGCCGAGGGGTCTGCCAAGCAGCCGAAGACACTGGTGCCGACCTCGTCGTGATCGCATCACAAGACAGGCGGCCCCTTGTAGCCAGAGGCCTCGTGGATCTAGACAAGCTCCTTGGCGGTTCGATCAGCGATTACATCCGAGTCCACGCGCCTGCTCCGGTTCTTCTGGTCCGCGAGCCAGAAAAGAACTGA
- a CDS encoding acyl-CoA thioesterase, with product MVIESVTRLPWQLHKRVLPQHTDHGGVMWHGAYVGWLEEARVEALAAVGLPYRLMALEGLEMPVVRLEMSYKRALLHGDQVVLESHALAPEGPRWRWRTRLLGGDGDCAFEAHVELVLVRLGGGRRQVLRRPPPSVATALERLIQGPDQ from the coding sequence ATGGTGATTGAGAGCGTTACGCGCCTTCCTTGGCAATTACATAAGCGTGTGCTGCCACAGCACACAGATCACGGCGGTGTGATGTGGCACGGCGCCTATGTCGGTTGGTTGGAAGAGGCCCGTGTGGAAGCACTTGCGGCTGTGGGGCTTCCCTACCGATTGATGGCGCTTGAAGGGTTGGAAATGCCAGTGGTGCGCTTGGAGATGTCTTACAAGCGAGCCCTATTGCATGGTGATCAGGTTGTACTTGAAAGTCATGCGCTTGCGCCTGAGGGCCCTCGCTGGCGTTGGCGGACGCGCCTGTTGGGGGGCGATGGTGATTGCGCTTTCGAGGCGCATGTGGAGTTGGTGTTGGTCCGTCTCGGCGGTGGACGACGCCAGGTTTTGCGCCGACCGCCGCCATCCGTTGCCACAGCGCTAGAGCGATTGATCCAGGGGCCAGACCAATGA
- the prmC gene encoding peptide chain release factor N(5)-glutamine methyltransferase, whose translation MGVIRCKGTDLLMWRRELIRQGGRPVDLDWLLSMAADCSWSDLQKLRICPDVEIELSSSLHQLTDLWVQHRDQHIPLQHLVGMCPWRDLELEVSSAALIPRQETELLIDFALQCLPEDARVGEGVWADLGTGSGALAVALARVFPRWQGHAVDSSGSALALAKRNLIALAGESGWQLHLGSWWEPLKPWWGQLDLVLSNPPYIPTAVMDELAPVVKDHEPHLALCGGEDGLDCCRQIIRDASRALAPGGWILLEHHHDQSAMVLKLLSDAGLERPEARDDLQGIPRFALAQRSCEPVAYDQQRDE comes from the coding sequence ATGGGCGTTATCCGCTGCAAGGGAACAGATCTACTGATGTGGAGGCGTGAGCTGATTCGTCAGGGTGGACGCCCTGTCGATTTGGATTGGCTGCTTTCGATGGCCGCAGATTGCTCGTGGAGTGATCTTCAAAAGCTACGAATTTGCCCAGATGTTGAGATCGAGCTGAGTTCCTCCTTGCACCAGCTCACCGATCTTTGGGTTCAACATCGCGATCAGCACATTCCTCTTCAGCACTTGGTTGGCATGTGTCCATGGCGAGATCTTGAGCTGGAGGTGTCGTCGGCTGCCTTGATTCCCCGCCAAGAAACTGAGCTGCTCATCGACTTCGCTTTGCAGTGTTTGCCGGAGGATGCGCGCGTTGGGGAAGGCGTCTGGGCCGACTTGGGAACAGGCTCGGGAGCTTTGGCCGTGGCTCTTGCCCGTGTTTTCCCTCGCTGGCAGGGCCATGCTGTGGACTCCAGTGGCAGTGCGCTTGCTCTTGCTAAACGCAATCTGATCGCCCTAGCTGGAGAAAGTGGTTGGCAACTCCATCTCGGCAGCTGGTGGGAACCGCTCAAACCATGGTGGGGGCAGTTGGACCTGGTGCTCAGCAATCCGCCTTACATCCCAACGGCTGTGATGGATGAACTTGCGCCAGTTGTTAAAGACCATGAGCCTCATTTGGCTCTTTGTGGTGGTGAGGATGGACTCGACTGTTGCAGGCAGATCATCCGAGATGCCAGCAGAGCACTAGCTCCAGGCGGATGGATCCTCCTGGAGCATCACCATGACCAGAGTGCGATGGTGCTGAAGTTGCTCAGTGATGCAGGTCTTGAACGGCCAGAAGCCCGTGATGACCTTCAGGGCATCCCTCGCTTTGCTCTTGCGCAGCGGTCTTGCGAACCTGTCGCTTACGACCAGCAGAGGGATGAATGA
- a CDS encoding DNA-processing protein DprA, with translation MLGERGWWWLWISCPGLGVARIRALRAVAKAHQATLADLWSWPLVRLQGALCWPDSLMARVESYRLSQGALPSLLVPDNALFPLDLDWPIAFDSLQRPPLAVHWSGQKHCWPLLSAQKAVAVVGTRRPSDHGCRMAHALGQCLARAGWPVVSGLAEGIDATSHHGCLAAGGLPVGVLGTPLDRVYPPEHEALQAQVESAGLLLSECPRGARVQRSNFALRNRLLVSVSCALVVVECPETSGSLLSAQIAHTLDCPVWVVPGDALRWSCQGSNGLLQKGATPLLSPESLVEALGPGPLAAARTASITLDRSPSSVDRNPLLLRGVDEGLTLEQLSAALSCNPNQLAHELLQLELAGVVEPKPGLRWRSV, from the coding sequence TTGTTGGGAGAGCGTGGCTGGTGGTGGTTATGGATCTCGTGCCCCGGACTGGGTGTTGCCAGGATTAGGGCGCTGAGGGCTGTTGCTAAAGCCCATCAGGCGACCTTGGCCGATCTGTGGTCATGGCCTCTTGTGCGTTTGCAAGGAGCGCTTTGCTGGCCCGACTCCTTGATGGCACGTGTCGAGTCTTATCGGCTGAGCCAAGGAGCTCTCCCCAGCCTTTTGGTTCCAGACAATGCTCTGTTCCCCCTGGATTTGGACTGGCCGATCGCATTCGACTCGTTGCAGCGCCCTCCTCTTGCTGTGCACTGGTCGGGGCAGAAGCATTGCTGGCCTCTCTTATCGGCTCAAAAGGCTGTTGCTGTGGTGGGAACGCGCCGACCATCGGATCATGGCTGTCGGATGGCGCATGCTCTTGGTCAGTGCCTCGCCCGTGCTGGTTGGCCCGTGGTGAGTGGTCTTGCCGAAGGAATTGATGCCACCTCTCATCATGGGTGTCTTGCAGCGGGTGGACTTCCAGTTGGTGTGTTGGGTACGCCGTTGGATCGTGTGTATCCGCCTGAGCATGAGGCCCTGCAGGCTCAAGTCGAATCTGCTGGCTTGTTGTTGAGCGAATGTCCTCGCGGAGCGCGGGTGCAAAGATCCAATTTTGCTTTACGCAATCGTCTTCTCGTCAGTGTGTCTTGTGCCCTAGTGGTGGTTGAGTGCCCTGAGACAAGCGGCTCACTGCTATCAGCCCAGATTGCTCACACTCTGGATTGTCCTGTTTGGGTGGTTCCAGGGGATGCGCTGCGTTGGTCTTGTCAGGGCAGTAACGGTTTGTTGCAGAAGGGGGCAACACCCTTGTTATCGCCTGAATCCTTGGTTGAGGCCCTAGGTCCGGGACCGCTTGCGGCCGCGAGGACTGCGTCGATCACATTGGACCGATCCCCGTCTTCAGTTGATCGGAATCCCTTGCTTCTGCGTGGCGTTGATGAAGGGCTCACCCTTGAGCAGCTCTCTGCAGCACTCAGCTGCAATCCCAATCAATTGGCGCATGAGTTGTTGCAGCTCGAGCTCGCGGGTGTTGTCGAGCCCAAGCCTGGACTGCGTTGGCGGTCCGTTTAA
- the minD gene encoding septum site-determining protein MinD, translating into MTSNSRTILICSGKGGVGKTTLTANLGIALAQLGSSTVVLDADFGLRNLDLLLGLENRIVYTAQEVLAETCRLDQALVKHKQVPNLALLPAGNPRMLEWLKPEDMQAIASMLEKRFDYVLIDCPAGIEDGFKNAVAAAREAIVITTPEVSAVRDADRVIGLLNTHGVTPVQLVLNRVRPKMMANQEMLAVDDVTDILALPLLGLVLEDEQVIVSTNRGEPLTLNGTKSPAAKAYGNIAGRLQGEDIPLLDPSKERSGLRATVRRLMQTKIF; encoded by the coding sequence GTGACGTCAAATTCGCGAACGATCTTGATCTGCTCCGGCAAGGGGGGCGTTGGGAAGACCACCCTGACGGCCAACTTGGGGATTGCCCTTGCCCAGCTTGGGTCCAGCACTGTAGTTCTGGATGCTGACTTCGGTTTGCGCAACCTTGATCTGTTGCTTGGACTCGAGAATCGCATTGTCTACACAGCGCAGGAGGTTTTAGCCGAGACCTGTCGCTTGGACCAGGCCCTCGTAAAGCACAAGCAAGTCCCCAATCTGGCGTTGCTACCGGCTGGCAACCCTCGAATGCTCGAGTGGCTCAAACCGGAAGACATGCAGGCCATTGCCTCCATGCTGGAAAAACGATTTGATTACGTGTTGATCGACTGCCCCGCAGGCATTGAAGACGGCTTCAAAAACGCCGTTGCAGCTGCCCGGGAAGCCATTGTGATCACCACGCCTGAAGTGTCGGCAGTACGAGATGCAGATCGCGTGATCGGATTGCTCAACACCCACGGGGTGACACCAGTCCAGCTCGTCCTCAACCGAGTCAGGCCGAAAATGATGGCCAATCAAGAGATGCTCGCTGTGGATGACGTCACCGACATCTTGGCCCTCCCCTTGCTCGGACTAGTGCTGGAAGATGAGCAGGTGATCGTGAGCACTAATCGGGGCGAACCTCTCACCTTGAATGGAACAAAATCACCAGCAGCCAAGGCCTACGGCAATATTGCTGGCCGTCTTCAAGGCGAAGACATTCCATTGCTGGATCCTTCCAAGGAGCGTTCGGGCCTACGGGCCACAGTGCGCCGCTTGATGCAAACGAAGATCTTCTGA